The stretch of DNA ATCTTGcaataatattccttatttttaGTTGCGCATCACAAACCACCTGAACATTAATAGAGAAAAACCCTTTACGGTTCCTGTAAGTTTCAGCCTGCAGTCCACctggaaacaaaaaataaaaactattgtaaagaTAATGGATAATTTTGATAACATGTACCAATATTAAGTAGGTTTAATTATAACAAGCTTACCAGGTGATTTAATTCTCACGTGAGTACAGTCGATAGCACCGACGACGTTAGGGAAACCGGCGATTGAATAAAATTCTCTTGTTATTTGGCGTTGCTCACCAGAAGTaggcatatttatatatctgGATTTTAGTTGTGCCAACTCAACCGCCACACGATGTACAATACGATGTACTGTTGGTTGCTCCACGTGAAATATATCCCCGATGACCCTTTGATAGGTGCCCGTGGCGAAGAAACGAAGGGCAATCAATATTTGGTCTATCGGTTGGATTGCTTGGTTTCTTTTTGTGACGGGCTGGATATTGTCTTGTATTAAAGAACATAAATGATGAACTGTTTCCTTGCTCAGTCggaatctttttttaaattcatcatCATTATACTCTTCGAAAGCGTTTAACTTCTCTCGATTTCTTCGATTTatactatattcttcttcagacaATGACGAAAGTGATGAAAAagacattatattatatcgaaagggaatataataactactaaaacaactataaatattttgtcgtaAAGATTTGAGACTAGTCACAAgcactctcaaattaatctcaattaacagccatataaggcggccttaaatagctgtcaaactttaagcagggtttgtgaataccgtttgcatcaataagcggaccttaaaccttcgtcgccttaaatttaaggataggaaataagtgacgtttcagtataccaatttcaaagataacgaatgcttaaatccgtaaggccatcttaaatatttaagtagcgtttgagtattcgggcgTAAGTCTTTAACTCGGTGAATGTTTGCCAAAAAGTCTATACATTATGTTTTTCTAAAAAGTATGAGGAAACCCGTAACCATAGCAGATACAGAGAAAGTGTTTTAGGAACGATTAGatcgtttttataaaaacaattttggcAGTTTTTTTTTGGTCAAATGTGAGTTGTCCATAAAAATGAGTCAAATGGAtcataaagttaataaaatgttttataatcaaCGAGATAATACAATGGGTCTAGACTTATTGTCAATACTTACTGCACATTTAAAAAGTCGTTTAATATATATGACTATACTAATTTGGAACATTTAATTTGCCCCCAATAAAAAATACCACTTTCAAAAATGGGGCAATTTGCAGTCTTAAACAACGTATAATAAAATGGGTTTATTTAATTACCTATTGATTTCGTTCTTTCCGTGCAACACTGTATACAACAGGTCCTCGGGTAGCGTGTCGGGATCTTCTGCCCTCAGTATATCCGAGGTGATCACTTTACGTGTACCCTGttgataacaaataaaatgtagccaGGTCTAATACAAATATAGGTCTcttaatctttataattatcaattttaatatattgaaacaCGAGGTGAATTATGACGAGTCATTCATTTAAGCAGACAGACATGTACTACAGAATTGTTGGTGTCGTATAATATGTCAATATTTCTCTCATCGCAATACACGAAATAATTAGCCGCGCGCATATCTATGGGACGCTACTTAACTATAATTCCGACATATTCCGACCGTCGCAATTTAAAAGTCCATCAGTCAGATAACGAGGCTGATGTCTGTAGAAGCCGAATACTGTATTTAAATTCATCAGGCACCTAGTCCCGTAGtccataatatttatgtaatggttaaaaagtaggtaatattaatataactaaatacaattatttaattcatgcatgcaaataaaaaaagattaaataaaaactgaaaataCTTACGCTcggtatttaaatgttaatcgCGTACTTGTTGTGGGTTCAATCTGTCATACAATACGTCATGCAACTACACAAAAGcaagattaaattaaatcaagcGCTGGCAACACTCTGCaaataacaaaacttataaaacaattataatttcattgaaaattCTGGATTATGtgcatattttttacaatcatGCAAATTATCTTCGATTTgttcataattatgtttattacctatattattttcacgataaaatataacaaattatgcATATTATCCAGTTTAGTAGCTAACAAAGAAaaggaaataatataacatGCCAATGTTAGACATGCGCGTTGACATTATTGCTACgttgataccaatttatttggttttattaaataaattattactaaattaaaatctacTTATTATCTTGCGTATTAGATGATCTATTAATGTAATTCTTATAAATGAAcacaattaaaagaaaacaataaatgttCTCTCCTCATTCCTAAATTTGAGCATCAAATAACGttaccaaatatatatttttgtgtgacaaaataaaatatatacttataaattagaCTGtagcataattaaaaaaaaataactaacatcaaataaattgtatttttctgtACTTGACATTGTATTCTGTATTGTAGTTTACCTGAGTGAGCCTCAGAACTTTCCCTGGCAACAGATTCAGCACAGGTGGGTCATTCACAGGCGTCACATTTACGTGGAGTACGAAGGTGTTCCGACCTTGGAGGTAGCTCGGTAGTGTGAACTTTGTCTCTTGAATCAGCTCCATGTCGAGGACTATGGCGTCGTGGTGGTTTTCTGACCCGTCGTGGACATAACGTAcctgataattataaaatttatgtaaaccACAAATGTAATGAAGCAAGGTGGAAATTACAACAGTGTCGATTATTCATTTACGATTGCATTACTCACCTTATCCCTAGACAGATCCAGCAACGTAAAGAACTGCTTGGATTTCCCCTCTCCTTCAATATAGTTGTATTGTGGTGAGTTTCTCTGCAGCGACAGGTCAACTGCTATGCGTCCATGCTGAGGGGACTGAGTCACATGCAAGACCACTCCAGACGGCCGGACGCCATACTTATGATGGTCTAACACCACGTCAATGTTCTGTGTAGTAATCACAGCAACCCCACCTTCTTGTACCGTTAAGGGATACAACGCTACCAACTCCAACTCGCTGCTTGATTTTGAGAATACCTATAGGAGTGGATTTTTGGTTTTGGTATTACATAACCCAATTATAAGAACATAAAGatggttaataaattaataaaatatttttattttccacaaCTTTACCTTATATTTCTCGCTGTAGTCCGGGTTGATACACAAGTCGGTATCACATTTGCAAGTGAAGTGGTCGACACCGTGTTGGGCGCACACCGCTTGAGGTACGCACGGGGGATTCCCAGGGCTGGCATGACACGGATACCACCACACACATTTTGGACTCACACCGTATGTTACCACGGCGTTGGGTAATCCAAAGATCTTGTCGTCAACCTCTATAGGTTTTATGCATCCCTAAAAAGTTGTCTTTGTATATCACAGTATCA from Manduca sexta isolate Smith_Timp_Sample1 unplaced genomic scaffold, JHU_Msex_v1.0 HiC_scaffold_1163, whole genome shotgun sequence encodes:
- the LOC115452588 gene encoding putative nuclease HARBI1, producing MSFSSLSSLSEEEYSINRRNREKLNAFEEYNDDEFKKRFRLSKETVHHLCSLIQDNIQPVTKRNQAIQPIDQILIALRFFATGTYQRVIGDIFHVEQPTVHRIVHRVAVELAQLKSRYINMPTSGEQRQITREFYSIAGFPNVVGAIDCTHVRIKSPGGLQAETYRNRKGFFSINVQVVCDAQLKIRNIIARWPGSVHDSTIFNDSPLCAQMEHGDYGNKLLLGDSGYPCRRYLLTPLLNPSTPSEESYNRAHIKTRNTVERLFGILKRRFPCLHVGLQVNLQNVPAIIVACSVLHNIAMARHDWINEEEYDEVTYSASPPAPGGTNE
- the LOC119191190 gene encoding chondroitin sulfate proteoglycan 4-like isoform X2, with the protein product MENFRGCMEDVYYNSVKIIEKARSRAGSVHVEGVTWNCAPEFDADSNTDISFVDEGAYLILPRINSRAGGRWQIEFKTIAQNAVILYNAGGGRSDFLAVEILEGVIRVKMARGQIVHTLRVNDGQWHKLHLLFNPSLIELSVDNVAMSTRIESGGTRYLELSDSFYLGGIESEKRQRAFAKGIKAADSSIMGCIKPIEVDDKIFGLPNAVVTYGVSPKCVWWYPCHASPGNPPCVPQAVCAQHGVDHFTCKCDTDLCINPDYSEKYKVFSKSSSELELVALYPLTVQEGGVAVITTQNIDVVLDHHKYGVRPSGVVLHVTQSPQHGRIAVDLSLQRNSPQYNYIEGEGKSKQFFTLLDLSRDKVRYVHDGSENHHDAIVLDMELIQETKFTLPSYLQGRNTFVLHVNVTPVNDPPVLNLLPGKVLRLTQLHDVLYDRLNPQQVRD
- the LOC119191190 gene encoding chondroitin sulfate proteoglycan 4-like isoform X1 gives rise to the protein MENFRGCMEDVYYNSVKIIEKARSRAGSVHVEGVTWNCAPEFDADSNTDISFVDEGAYLILPRINSRAGGRWQIEFKTIAQNAVILYNAGGGRSDFLAVEILEGVIRVKMARGQIVHTLRVNDGQWHKLHLLFNPSLIELSVDNVAMSTRIESGGTRYLELSDSFYLGGIESEKRQRAFAKGIKAADSSIMGCIKPIEVDDKIFGLPNAVVTYGVSPKCVWWYPCHASPGNPPCVPQAVCAQHGVDHFTCKCDTDLCINPDYSEKYKVFSKSSSELELVALYPLTVQEGGVAVITTQNIDVVLDHHKYGVRPSGVVLHVTQSPQHGRIAVDLSLQRNSPQYNYIEGEGKSKQFFTLLDLSRDKVRYVHDGSENHHDAIVLDMELIQETKFTLPSYLQGRNTFVLHVNVTPVNDPPVLNLLPGKVLRLTQGTRKVITSDILRAEDPDTLPEDLLYTVLHGKNEINR